A portion of the Acidimicrobiales bacterium genome contains these proteins:
- a CDS encoding VOC family protein, with protein sequence MPAISSLGHVGLYCSDLSAQIEFYTGLLGLTKTDEDLENGLVFLSAQPEEEHHELLLVAGRNAGREARVVQQISFRCGSLEDVTGYYRRFVEHEVPLDMVVSHGNAVGVYFFDPEGNRCEVYWQTGLSARQPYVQAVDLDDDPAAIVAAIEASVVRYGETGIVDREVLARQDIGRAP encoded by the coding sequence ATGCCAGCGATCTCGAGCCTCGGCCACGTGGGGCTGTACTGCAGCGACCTCAGCGCGCAGATCGAGTTCTACACCGGGCTCCTCGGGCTCACCAAGACCGACGAGGACCTGGAGAACGGCCTCGTCTTCCTCTCCGCGCAGCCCGAGGAGGAGCACCACGAGCTGCTCCTCGTCGCCGGGCGCAACGCCGGGCGCGAGGCGCGCGTCGTGCAGCAGATCTCGTTCCGCTGCGGCTCGCTCGAGGACGTCACCGGCTACTACCGGCGCTTCGTGGAGCACGAGGTGCCGCTCGACATGGTCGTCTCGCACGGCAACGCCGTCGGCGTCTACTTCTTCGACCCCGAGGGCAACCGCTGCGAGGTCTACTGGCAGACGGGCTTGTCCGCCCGCCAGCCCTACGTGCAGGCGGTCGACCTCGACGACGACCCGGCGGCGATCGTCGCCGCCATCGAGGCCTCGGTCGTCCGCTACGGCGAGACCGGGATCGTCGACCGAGAGGTCCTCGCCCGCCAGGACATCGGGAGAGCCCCCTGA
- a CDS encoding 2Fe-2S iron-sulfur cluster binding domain-containing protein yields the protein MSSPSVIPEFYTESGAPPRSRSVPWAGAGEATTVSIPDAAPFSVELARSGLVLEVPAHRTLLSVIRDVLPDAPSSCGMGTCGSCATRVLAGLPDHRDGVLSPEERALGQVMMVCVGRARSERLVLDL from the coding sequence GTGTCTTCACCCTCGGTCATCCCCGAGTTCTACACCGAGTCGGGTGCTCCTCCCCGCTCGCGCTCGGTACCGTGGGCGGGTGCGGGGGAGGCGACGACGGTGAGCATCCCCGACGCCGCGCCCTTCTCGGTCGAGCTGGCCCGGAGCGGCCTCGTCCTCGAGGTGCCCGCACACCGCACGCTCCTCTCGGTGATCCGCGACGTGCTGCCGGACGCCCCCTCGTCGTGCGGGATGGGCACCTGCGGGAGCTGTGCCACCCGCGTCCTCGCCGGCCTCCCTGACCACCGGGACGGCGTCCTCTCGCCCGAGGAGCGGGCACTGGGCCAGGTGATGATGGTCTGCGTCGGGCGGGCCCGCTCCGAGCGCCTCGTCCTCGACCTCTGA
- a CDS encoding PPOX class F420-dependent oxidoreductase, with the protein MLDEAVRALAQGKNFAVLTTLLPSGQPQSQVMWVHADDDDVLINTELHRQKFHNIEHDPRATVTIVDAANPYHYAEVRGRVTEVVRGEAARRHIDELSEKYLGHPYQNAIQSERVILKITPERQRTQ; encoded by the coding sequence ATGCTCGACGAAGCGGTCCGCGCACTCGCCCAGGGCAAGAACTTTGCCGTCCTCACGACGCTGCTCCCGAGCGGCCAGCCGCAGTCCCAGGTGATGTGGGTGCACGCCGACGACGACGACGTCCTCATCAACACCGAGCTGCACCGGCAGAAGTTCCACAACATCGAGCACGACCCGCGCGCCACGGTGACGATCGTCGACGCCGCCAACCCGTACCACTACGCGGAGGTGCGCGGCAGGGTGACCGAGGTCGTGCGCGGCGAGGCGGCCCGCCGCCACATCGACGAGCTCTCCGAGAAGTACCTCGGTCACCCCTACCAGAACGCGATCCAGTCCGAGCGGGTGATCCTGAAGATCACGCCGGAGCGTCAGCGCACCCAGTAG
- a CDS encoding 4-oxalomesaconate tautomerase, producing the protein MAGLRCMMMRGGTSKGAYFLAEDLPDDPDVRDDLLLRLMGSPDPRQIDGIGGAHPLTSKVAVISKSPDAEADIDYLFLQTGVDEAFVTDQQNCGNILAGVAPFALERGLLSFSDGEAQVRIRMLNTDSIATATFPVRDGEPVYDGDAAIAGVPGTAAEIRIDFEATAGASCGALLPTGNVVDKFSGIAVTCIDNGMPVIVMRAEDVGITGYEAPVELEANAPLRKLLEQIRLEAGPLMNLGDVAKTSVPKLTMVAPAVEGGSFSTRTFIPHRCHDAIGVLGAVSVATAAFMAESPAASVLTPGDHGGVLVVEHPTGTFDVAIELDASGPVPVVTRSGILRTARKLFDGAVFPREY; encoded by the coding sequence ATGGCCGGACTCCGCTGCATGATGATGCGGGGTGGGACCTCCAAGGGCGCCTACTTCCTGGCGGAGGACCTCCCCGATGACCCTGACGTCCGCGACGACCTGCTGCTCAGGCTGATGGGGTCCCCAGACCCCCGCCAGATCGATGGCATCGGCGGCGCGCACCCCCTCACGAGCAAGGTCGCGGTGATCAGCAAGTCGCCCGACGCCGAGGCGGACATCGACTACCTCTTCCTCCAGACCGGCGTCGACGAGGCCTTCGTCACCGATCAGCAGAACTGCGGCAACATCCTCGCCGGCGTCGCCCCCTTCGCCCTCGAGCGCGGCCTGCTCTCGTTCTCGGACGGTGAGGCGCAGGTGCGCATCCGCATGCTGAACACCGACTCGATCGCGACGGCGACCTTCCCGGTGCGCGACGGCGAGCCGGTCTACGATGGTGACGCGGCGATCGCCGGGGTCCCCGGCACCGCAGCGGAGATCCGCATCGACTTCGAGGCCACCGCCGGTGCGAGCTGCGGCGCGCTGCTGCCCACCGGCAACGTCGTCGACAAGTTCAGTGGCATCGCGGTGACCTGCATCGACAACGGCATGCCGGTGATCGTGATGCGCGCCGAGGACGTCGGGATCACCGGCTACGAGGCCCCCGTCGAGCTCGAGGCGAACGCCCCGCTGCGCAAGCTCCTCGAGCAGATCCGCCTCGAGGCGGGGCCGCTCATGAACCTCGGCGACGTGGCGAAGACCTCGGTCCCCAAGCTCACGATGGTCGCGCCGGCGGTCGAGGGCGGCTCGTTCAGCACGCGCACCTTCATCCCCCACCGCTGCCACGACGCAATTGGCGTCCTCGGCGCGGTCTCGGTCGCCACCGCGGCCTTCATGGCAGAGTCGCCGGCGGCGAGCGTGCTCACCCCCGGCGACCACGGCGGGGTGCTCGTCGTCGAGCACCCGACCGGCACCTTCGACGTCGCCATCGAGCTCGACGCGAGCGGGCCGGTGCCCGTCGTCACCCGCTCGGGGATCCTGCGCACCGCCCGAAAGCTCTTCGACGGCGCCGTCTTCCCTCGCGAGTACTGA
- a CDS encoding AIM24 family protein, producing MNAEIKGTTLPVLEVTLDAGEEVISTHGELSWMTTNIEMSQTANTGGGGGLMAGLKRMAGGGGLFLTRYRSTGGQGSVSFAAKMPGRIFPVEINAQGGYLVHRHGWLCGTSGITPTVGLQQSFRGGLWGGDGFVLERLEGNGTAWVELAGEIISYDLAAGQSLLVHPGHVGVFQDSVSFQITRVPGIANKLFGGDGYHLVALTGPGTIWLQSMPLPILAHSLSPYLGGEVGTDAAVGGGLGGIIGGVLGRNV from the coding sequence GTGAACGCAGAGATCAAAGGGACGACCCTGCCGGTGCTCGAGGTCACCCTCGACGCCGGCGAAGAGGTGATCTCCACCCACGGCGAGCTCTCGTGGATGACGACGAACATCGAGATGAGCCAGACGGCGAACACCGGTGGCGGCGGCGGCCTGATGGCCGGGCTGAAGCGGATGGCGGGCGGCGGGGGGCTCTTCCTCACCCGCTACCGCTCGACGGGCGGGCAGGGCTCGGTGAGCTTCGCGGCGAAGATGCCGGGGCGGATCTTCCCCGTCGAGATCAACGCGCAGGGCGGCTACCTGGTGCACCGCCACGGGTGGCTCTGCGGGACCTCGGGGATCACCCCGACGGTCGGGCTGCAGCAGAGCTTCCGCGGCGGGCTGTGGGGCGGGGACGGCTTCGTGCTCGAGCGCCTCGAGGGCAACGGCACCGCCTGGGTCGAGCTCGCCGGCGAGATCATCAGCTACGACCTCGCCGCCGGACAGTCCCTCCTCGTCCACCCCGGCCACGTCGGCGTCTTCCAGGACTCGGTCTCGTTCCAGATCACGCGTGTCCCGGGGATCGCCAACAAGCTCTTCGGCGGCGACGGCTATCACCTCGTCGCCCTCACCGGCCCTGGGACGATCTGGCTGCAGAGCATGCCGCTGCCGATCCTCGCGCACTCCCTCTCGCCCTACCTCGGTGGCGAGGTCGGGACGGACGCGGCCGTCGGCGGTGGCCTCGGCGGGATCATCGGCGGGGTGCTCGGCCGCAACGTGTGA
- a CDS encoding class I SAM-dependent methyltransferase, producing the protein MTEGEDTNADLWKSDAVVANWAAQVGDREARRRAQWELMAQLLPYREDEDFTFLDLGAGMGAAAQVLLECYPHAHAVLGEYSPPMIAAGTEAMARFGERARYVEFDMGGAPWPEEIPTALDAVVTSQCVHHLSDERKASLFAELFARLAPGGWYLNYDPVTSDDPVVDAAWQRANERQDPEAAEKARHLSPEAQARHENHVRYMIPLEPQLGYLREAGFEAVDVYWKHLDYVIYGGRRPA; encoded by the coding sequence ATGACCGAGGGTGAAGACACCAACGCCGATCTCTGGAAGTCCGACGCCGTCGTCGCGAACTGGGCCGCCCAGGTGGGCGACCGCGAGGCGCGTCGCCGTGCGCAGTGGGAGCTGATGGCCCAGCTCCTCCCCTATCGCGAGGACGAGGACTTCACCTTCCTCGACCTCGGGGCCGGGATGGGCGCTGCCGCGCAGGTGCTCCTCGAGTGCTACCCGCACGCGCACGCCGTGCTCGGGGAGTACTCGCCGCCGATGATCGCCGCGGGCACCGAGGCGATGGCGCGCTTCGGTGAGCGCGCCCGCTACGTCGAGTTCGACATGGGCGGCGCGCCCTGGCCCGAGGAGATCCCCACCGCTCTCGACGCGGTGGTCACCTCGCAGTGCGTCCACCACCTCTCCGACGAGCGCAAGGCCAGCCTCTTCGCCGAGCTCTTCGCCCGCCTCGCCCCCGGCGGCTGGTACCTCAACTACGACCCCGTGACCTCTGACGACCCCGTCGTCGACGCGGCCTGGCAGCGGGCCAACGAGCGCCAGGACCCCGAGGCGGCGGAGAAGGCCCGGCACCTCAGCCCCGAGGCGCAGGCCCGCCACGAGAACCACGTCCGCTACATGATCCCGCTCGAGCCCCAGCTCGGCTACCTGCGCGAGGCCGGCTTCGAGGCCGTCGACGTCTACTGGAAACACCTCGACTACGTGATCTACGGCGGGCGGCGGCCGGCGTGA
- a CDS encoding YgjP-like metallopeptidase domain-containing protein: MDLSGAVGPPPYRLRVSDRARHVRLQVRPREGLVVVVPRRFDRSRLPELLAARAAWIARALERVGIADEEEALPHHLALPGLGESYAVEYLPAGSTARAALREGRVRVAAPDEEGAAEALRRFVTRRARVGLAAELAALAAARGAEVQAVSVRAQRTRWASCSATGRVSLNRNLAFLPPPLVATVLLHELCHLEELNHSPRFWALLSAAVPELDLRRAELAAAWRHVPRWAR, translated from the coding sequence ATGGACCTCTCCGGGGCGGTCGGCCCGCCCCCCTACCGGCTGCGGGTGAGCGACCGGGCGCGCCACGTCCGTCTGCAGGTCCGTCCCCGCGAGGGCCTCGTCGTCGTCGTCCCCCGGCGCTTTGACCGCTCCCGCCTCCCCGAGCTGCTCGCGGCGCGCGCCGCGTGGATCGCCCGTGCCCTCGAGCGCGTCGGGATCGCGGACGAGGAGGAGGCCCTCCCCCACCACCTCGCGCTGCCCGGCCTCGGAGAGTCCTACGCCGTCGAGTACCTCCCGGCGGGCAGCACCGCCCGCGCCGCGCTCCGCGAGGGGCGCGTGCGGGTCGCCGCGCCGGACGAGGAGGGCGCGGCCGAGGCGCTCCGGCGCTTCGTGACGCGCCGCGCCCGCGTCGGCCTCGCCGCCGAGCTCGCTGCGCTCGCCGCGGCGCGCGGCGCCGAGGTGCAGGCGGTGAGCGTGCGCGCGCAGCGCACCCGCTGGGCGAGCTGCTCCGCCACGGGGCGGGTGAGCCTCAACCGCAACCTCGCCTTCCTGCCGCCGCCGCTCGTCGCCACGGTGCTCCTCCACGAGCTCTGCCACCTCGAGGAGCTGAACCACTCGCCCCGCTTCTGGGCGCTGCTCTCGGCCGCCGTGCCCGAGCTCGACCTGCGGCGCGCGGAGCTCGCCGCCGCCTGGCGCCACGTCCCGCGCTGGGCCCGCTGA
- the uppS gene encoding polyprenyl diphosphate synthase, with protein MAWSAPLYRVYERRIAGHLGRDVLPRHIGVILDGHRRYARAEGLLEYRESYEIGMAKLSEFLGWCAQLQAPAVTAWVLSIDNLTRPADELEPYFAVLIDLLQHLPELGRRLGFSLQIIGSLDLLPRHLAAAAKEAEQRCAPGGWHFNLALGYGGRQEIVDACRSLVTELSATGLSGEALAEGIDAAALSAHLYTADLPDPDLVIRTSGEARLSGFLLWQSAYAECVFVDPYWPAFRKVDFLRALRDYARRERRFGQ; from the coding sequence ATGGCCTGGTCGGCACCGCTGTATCGCGTCTACGAGCGCCGCATCGCCGGTCACCTCGGTCGCGACGTGCTGCCCCGCCACATCGGCGTGATCCTTGACGGCCACCGGCGCTACGCGCGCGCCGAGGGGCTCCTCGAGTACCGCGAGAGCTACGAGATCGGGATGGCCAAGCTGAGCGAGTTCCTCGGCTGGTGCGCGCAGCTGCAGGCCCCGGCGGTGACCGCCTGGGTGCTGTCGATCGACAACCTCACTCGCCCCGCCGACGAGCTCGAGCCCTACTTCGCCGTCCTCATCGACCTCCTGCAGCACCTCCCCGAGCTCGGGCGGCGCCTCGGCTTCTCCCTGCAGATCATCGGCAGCCTCGACCTCCTGCCCCGCCACCTCGCCGCGGCGGCCAAGGAGGCCGAGCAGCGGTGCGCGCCGGGGGGCTGGCACTTCAACCTCGCCCTCGGCTACGGAGGCCGCCAGGAGATCGTCGACGCCTGCCGCTCGCTCGTCACCGAGCTCAGCGCGACCGGCCTCTCCGGCGAGGCGCTCGCCGAGGGGATCGACGCCGCGGCGCTCTCGGCCCACCTCTACACCGCCGACCTCCCCGACCCCGACCTCGTGATCCGCACGAGCGGCGAGGCCCGCCTCTCGGGCTTCTTGCTCTGGCAGTCGGCCTACGCGGAGTGCGTCTTCGTCGACCCCTACTGGCCGGCCTTCCGCAAGGTCGACTTCCTGCGGGCGCTCCGTGACTACGCGCGCCGGGAGCGCCGATTCGGGCAGTGA
- the mug gene encoding G/U mismatch-specific DNA glycosylase, whose product MSRSASPRPRPSREELAAAVGACVPDVLAPGLDVVFCGINPGLYSGAVGHHFARPGNRFWPVLHRSGFTEREWLPEEDLHLPTVGLGITNIVDRVSARADELSRAELRAGAAALADKLDALAPAVVAVLGIGAYNAAFGAHAAIGEQPERLGPARLWVLPNPSGLQARYQLPELAEIFSALRAAARPAAGSR is encoded by the coding sequence CTGAGCCGCAGCGCCTCGCCCCGCCCGCGGCCGAGCCGGGAGGAGCTCGCCGCCGCGGTCGGTGCCTGCGTCCCCGACGTCCTCGCCCCCGGCCTCGACGTCGTCTTCTGCGGGATCAACCCGGGCCTGTACTCCGGAGCGGTCGGCCACCACTTTGCCCGCCCGGGGAACCGCTTCTGGCCGGTCCTCCACCGCTCGGGCTTCACCGAGCGGGAGTGGCTGCCCGAAGAGGACCTCCACCTCCCCACGGTCGGCCTCGGGATCACCAACATCGTCGACCGGGTGAGCGCCCGCGCCGACGAGCTCTCCCGCGCCGAGCTGCGGGCGGGCGCCGCGGCGCTCGCCGACAAGCTCGACGCGCTCGCGCCGGCGGTGGTCGCCGTCCTCGGCATCGGCGCCTACAACGCCGCCTTCGGCGCGCACGCGGCGATCGGCGAGCAGCCCGAGCGCCTCGGCCCCGCCCGCCTGTGGGTGCTCCCCAACCCGAGCGGACTGCAGGCCCGCTACCAACTCCCCGAGCTGGCCGAGATTTTCTCCGCCCTGCGGGCGGCGGCGCGCCCCGCGGCCGGGAGCCGCTGA
- a CDS encoding SDR family oxidoreductase — MAAAGRVALVTGAGSGVGRAAAEALAADGYALVLAGRRLEPLEECAAALGGAAALAHPCDVGDPEQVAALFAATTANFGRLDLLFNNAGIGAPAVPLEELTYEQWSAVVATNLTGAFLCTQHAFRIMRDQQPQGGRIINNGSISAHVPRPHSAPYTATKHAITGLTRSTSLDGRRYHIACGQIDIGNAATEMTARMAGGIAQADGSVRVEATFDVAHVGAAISYMAGLPLGANVQFLTVMATEMPFIGRG, encoded by the coding sequence GTGGCCGCAGCGGGGCGCGTCGCCCTCGTCACCGGCGCTGGCTCCGGCGTCGGCCGCGCCGCCGCAGAGGCGCTCGCAGCCGACGGCTACGCCCTCGTGCTCGCCGGCCGACGCCTCGAGCCGCTCGAGGAGTGCGCCGCCGCGCTCGGCGGCGCCGCGGCGCTCGCGCACCCCTGCGACGTCGGCGACCCCGAGCAGGTGGCGGCGCTGTTCGCCGCCACGACGGCCAACTTCGGCCGCCTCGACCTGCTCTTCAACAACGCCGGCATCGGCGCGCCGGCCGTCCCCCTCGAGGAGCTCACCTACGAGCAGTGGTCGGCGGTCGTCGCCACCAACCTCACGGGGGCCTTCCTCTGCACCCAGCACGCCTTCCGGATCATGCGCGACCAGCAGCCGCAGGGTGGCCGGATCATCAACAACGGCTCGATCTCGGCCCACGTCCCGCGACCGCACTCCGCCCCCTACACGGCGACCAAGCACGCGATCACCGGCCTCACGCGCTCGACCTCGCTCGACGGCCGCCGCTACCACATCGCCTGCGGCCAGATCGACATCGGCAACGCGGCGACGGAGATGACGGCGCGCATGGCCGGCGGCATCGCCCAGGCCGACGGCTCGGTGCGCGTCGAGGCGACCTTCGACGTCGCGCACGTCGGCGCGGCGATCTCCTACATGGCGGGCCTCCCGCTCGGGGCGAACGTGCAGTTCCTCACGGTGATGGCGACCGAGATGCCCTTCATCGGCCGCGGCTGA
- the pgi gene encoding glucose-6-phosphate isomerase translates to MASSGLRERPAWRALEQHHRQIAGRHLRELFAEDPGRGERLTATAAGLYLDYSKNRVTDETLGLLLALAEECGVAERREAMFRGERINVSEHRSVLHVALRMPEGASLVVDGVDVVHEVHEVLGRMARFAASVRAGEWKGFTGRPIRNLVNVGIGGSDLGPVMAYEALRHYSARELTFRFVSNVDATDFVEATRDLDPAETLFIISSKTFTTLETLTNARSARDWVVGALGDEHAVASHFVALSTNTEGVTAFGIDAANMFGFWDWVGGRYSMDSAIGLSTMVAIGTEHFRELLAGFHEMDEHFRSAPAAENLPVLLGLLAVWYGDFFGAQTQGVMPYEQYLKRFPAYLQQLAMESNGKHVTLSGEPVEGETGAVYWGEPGTNGQHSFYQLIHQGTKLIPVDLIGFANSLNPLGEHQDILQSNVFAQAEALAFGRTEEEVRADGTPDAVVPHKVMEGNRPTNVLLAERLTPRLLGALVALYEHSVFVQGTIFGVDSFDQWGVELGKVLAARIIPELTAVDEPPLAHDSSTNALIRRYRALKD, encoded by the coding sequence ATGGCGAGCAGCGGGCTCCGGGAACGCCCGGCGTGGCGTGCGCTCGAGCAGCACCACCGCCAGATAGCGGGCCGCCATCTGCGCGAGCTCTTCGCCGAGGACCCGGGACGGGGCGAGCGCCTCACCGCCACGGCCGCCGGGCTGTATCTCGACTACTCGAAGAACCGCGTCACCGACGAGACCCTAGGGCTGCTCCTCGCGCTCGCCGAGGAGTGCGGCGTCGCCGAGCGCCGGGAGGCGATGTTCCGTGGCGAGCGGATCAACGTCTCCGAGCACCGCTCCGTGCTGCACGTCGCGCTGCGCATGCCCGAAGGGGCGAGCCTCGTCGTCGACGGCGTGGACGTCGTCCACGAGGTCCACGAGGTCCTCGGCCGCATGGCCCGCTTCGCCGCCTCGGTGCGCGCCGGTGAGTGGAAGGGATTCACCGGAAGGCCGATCCGCAACCTCGTGAACGTCGGCATCGGCGGCTCTGACCTCGGCCCGGTGATGGCCTACGAGGCCCTCCGCCACTACTCGGCGCGCGAGCTCACCTTCCGCTTCGTCTCCAACGTCGACGCCACGGATTTCGTCGAGGCGACGCGCGACCTCGATCCCGCGGAGACCCTCTTCATCATCTCCTCGAAGACCTTCACCACCCTCGAGACCCTCACCAACGCCCGCTCGGCGCGCGACTGGGTCGTCGGCGCGCTCGGCGACGAACACGCGGTGGCCTCCCACTTCGTCGCGCTCTCGACGAACACCGAGGGCGTCACCGCCTTCGGCATCGACGCGGCGAACATGTTCGGCTTCTGGGACTGGGTCGGCGGGCGCTACTCCATGGACTCGGCGATCGGCCTCTCGACGATGGTCGCCATCGGCACCGAGCACTTCCGCGAGCTGCTCGCCGGCTTTCACGAGATGGACGAGCACTTCCGCAGCGCCCCGGCGGCCGAGAACCTGCCGGTGCTCCTCGGCCTGCTGGCGGTCTGGTACGGCGACTTCTTCGGTGCCCAGACCCAGGGGGTGATGCCCTACGAGCAGTACCTGAAGCGCTTCCCCGCCTACCTCCAGCAGCTGGCGATGGAGTCCAACGGCAAGCACGTCACGCTGAGCGGAGAGCCGGTCGAGGGCGAGACAGGCGCCGTCTACTGGGGGGAGCCCGGCACCAACGGGCAGCACAGCTTCTACCAACTGATCCACCAGGGGACCAAGCTCATCCCCGTCGACCTGATCGGCTTCGCGAACAGCCTGAACCCGCTCGGCGAGCACCAGGACATCCTCCAGTCGAACGTCTTCGCGCAGGCCGAGGCGCTCGCCTTCGGGCGCACCGAGGAGGAGGTGCGCGCCGACGGCACCCCTGACGCGGTCGTCCCCCACAAGGTGATGGAGGGCAACCGGCCGACCAACGTGCTGCTCGCCGAGCGCCTCACGCCGCGCCTGCTCGGCGCGCTCGTCGCCCTCTACGAGCACAGCGTCTTCGTCCAGGGGACGATCTTCGGCGTGGACTCCTTCGACCAGTGGGGGGTCGAGCTCGGGAAGGTGCTCGCGGCGCGCATCATCCCCGAGCTCACCGCCGTCGACGAGCCCCCGCTCGCCCACGACTCGTCGACCAACGCGCTGATCCGCCGCTACCGCGCCCTCAAGGACTGA
- the gnd gene encoding decarboxylating 6-phosphogluconate dehydrogenase — MATDHPMQLGMIGLGRMGANLVRRLLRDGHRCVVYDVNAAAVKELAGEGAVGTSSLAEFVAALETPRAVWVMLPAAIVQRTVDELQGLMAADDVIIDGGNSYYRDDIARAAQLLPTGIHYVDCGTSGGVWGLERGYCLMIGGEEAVVTRLDPLFRTIAPGVGSAEPTPSRTRTDGTAPDGYLRCGPAGAGHFVKMVHNGIEYGMMAAIAEGLSVIRHADIGLSSREADAETAPLRDPEAYRYEIDVAEVAEVWRRGSVVGSWLVDLIADAFAKSPQLDDFAGRVSDSGEGRWTVQAAVETGVPASVITAALYQRFESQGSGDFTDKILSAMRAEFGGHVEKKA; from the coding sequence ATGGCAACCGACCACCCAATGCAGCTCGGCATGATCGGCCTCGGGCGGATGGGGGCCAACCTCGTCCGTCGGCTGCTGCGTGACGGCCACCGCTGCGTCGTCTACGACGTGAACGCCGCCGCGGTGAAGGAGCTCGCCGGAGAGGGGGCGGTCGGCACCTCGAGCCTCGCCGAGTTCGTCGCCGCGCTGGAGACGCCGCGTGCCGTCTGGGTGATGCTCCCCGCGGCGATCGTGCAGCGCACCGTTGACGAGCTGCAGGGGCTGATGGCGGCCGACGACGTGATCATCGACGGCGGCAACTCCTACTACCGCGACGACATCGCCCGCGCCGCGCAGCTGCTCCCGACGGGCATCCACTACGTCGACTGCGGGACGAGCGGTGGCGTGTGGGGTCTCGAGCGCGGCTACTGCCTGATGATCGGCGGCGAGGAGGCCGTCGTCACGCGCCTCGACCCGCTCTTCAGGACGATCGCCCCGGGCGTGGGGAGCGCGGAGCCGACGCCGAGCCGCACGCGCACCGACGGCACCGCTCCCGACGGCTACCTCCGCTGCGGTCCGGCCGGCGCCGGCCACTTCGTGAAGATGGTCCACAACGGGATCGAGTACGGGATGATGGCCGCGATCGCCGAGGGCCTCTCGGTGATCCGCCACGCCGACATCGGCCTCTCGAGCCGCGAGGCCGACGCGGAGACGGCACCGCTGCGCGACCCCGAGGCCTACCGCTACGAGATCGACGTCGCCGAGGTGGCCGAGGTGTGGCGGCGCGGCTCGGTGGTCGGCTCCTGGCTCGTCGACCTCATCGCCGACGCCTTCGCCAAGTCGCCGCAGCTCGACGACTTCGCCGGGCGCGTCTCGGACTCGGGCGAGGGGCGCTGGACCGTGCAGGCGGCGGTCGAGACGGGCGTCCCCGCGTCGGTGATCACCGCCGCCCTCTACCAGCGCTTCGAGTCACAGGGGAGCGGCGACTTCACCGACAAGATCCTCTCCGCGATGCGCGCCGAGTTCGGCGGCCACGTCGAGAAGAAGGCCTGA
- a CDS encoding amidohydrolase family protein, which produces MTAELERTIPPPHPDPHAPRTFTPPPGACDAHCHIFGPAARFPFSDDRAYTPPDSGLEDFERLQERLGLSRAVFVQASCHGLDNAAMVDALRRGKGRYAGVAMVDESFTDAQLAELHEAGVRGTRFNFVAHLGGAPEMDEFWRIVERVAKFDWHVVLHFDAKDLPQYAAMLDAMPVPYLIDHMARVDASKGLEQEPFQYLLELLKDERAWVKISGAERITKDGVPPYDDVVPYVQALIAAAPERTLWGTDWPHPNVRAVPDDGDLVDLLTSFAPDEEARNRILVENPTRLYDFS; this is translated from the coding sequence ATGACCGCCGAGCTCGAGCGCACCATCCCGCCGCCCCACCCGGACCCGCACGCCCCGCGCACCTTCACCCCGCCGCCCGGCGCCTGTGACGCGCACTGTCACATCTTCGGCCCCGCGGCGCGCTTCCCCTTCTCCGACGACCGCGCCTACACGCCGCCCGACTCGGGCCTCGAGGACTTCGAGCGACTGCAGGAGCGCCTCGGCCTCTCGCGCGCCGTCTTCGTGCAGGCGAGCTGCCACGGCCTCGACAACGCGGCGATGGTCGACGCGCTGCGCCGCGGCAAGGGCCGCTACGCGGGGGTCGCGATGGTCGACGAATCCTTCACCGACGCGCAGCTCGCCGAGCTGCACGAGGCGGGGGTGCGCGGCACCCGGTTCAACTTCGTCGCCCACCTCGGCGGGGCGCCGGAGATGGACGAGTTCTGGCGCATCGTCGAGCGGGTCGCGAAGTTCGACTGGCACGTCGTGCTGCACTTCGACGCGAAGGACCTGCCGCAGTACGCGGCGATGCTCGACGCGATGCCCGTCCCCTACCTGATCGACCACATGGCCCGTGTCGACGCGAGCAAGGGCCTCGAGCAGGAGCCCTTCCAGTACCTGCTCGAGCTGCTGAAGGACGAGCGGGCGTGGGTGAAGATCTCCGGTGCGGAGCGCATCACCAAGGACGGGGTCCCCCCCTACGACGACGTCGTCCCCTACGTGCAGGCGCTCATCGCGGCGGCGCCCGAGCGCACGCTGTGGGGCACCGACTGGCCGCACCCGAACGTGCGCGCCGTGCCCGACGACGGCGACCTCGTCGACCTGCTCACGAGCTTCGCGCCCGACGAGGAGGCGCGGAACCGCATCCTCGTCGAGAACCCGACCCGCCTCTACGACTTCTCGTAG